In the Periophthalmus magnuspinnatus isolate fPerMag1 chromosome 4, fPerMag1.2.pri, whole genome shotgun sequence genome, one interval contains:
- the LOC117370366 gene encoding pyruvate dehydrogenase [acetyl-transferring]-phosphatase 1, mitochondrial-like, with translation MMGRTISSSGLCRPELRSLCSLASSAAPTKLHGLHYPSGSGGRKYRTQYQAGQVGQAQVNQILKAYEYSHSFPKGSASHGVLGFHSNMLPSNQPSEDRRSSATCLPGRGGVMFGVFDGHAGAACAQAVSHRLFYYMTVAALPLRTLGEMEAAVEEDRPAPPLLEWHRHPRDPCELDYGPIRVDSLRHYWQDRLQQEEEEEDEEDEASVCSGLVSAFKRLDFDISVEAQVHLSRGGGGGGSAPLQVAFSGCTACVALVSNGTLHVANLGDSRAVLGVQETDGSWSALSLTNDHNAQNPDELQRIMGEHPRSEKRTVVRHDRLLGLLLPFRGFGNMRFKWSPEMLSHANEKRQDMMLPPHYLTPPYLTAEPEVTQHHICARDKFLVLATDGLWELMHRQTVVQLVAQQLTGLQYQRPLVPGAGMTLGGLQRLLVERRGRVQAVLEDHNAATHLLRHALGDDGYGAVSPNKLAKMLSLPPDVARRYRDDITITVILLNEPDV, from the exons ATGATGGGCAGAACAATAAGCAGCAGTGGATTGTGTCGTCCAGAGCTGCGGTCACTCTGCTCTCTCGCCTCCTCTGCAGCGCCCACCAAACTGCACGGACTACATTACCCATCAGGCAGTGGGGGCAGGAAGTACCGCACACAGTACCAGGCGGGtcaagtgggacaggcccaagTCAACCAGATACTGAAG GCCTATGAATACAGCCACTCTTTCCCCAAAGGCTCCGCATCGCACGGCGTCCTGGGTTTCCATAGCAACATGCTGCCCTCTAACCAGCCGAGCGAGGACCGCCGGAGCAGCGCCACCTGTCTGCCGGGCCGGGGCGGCGTCATGTTCGGTGTGTTCGATGGACACGCCGGAGCCGCATGTGCACAAGCCGTGAGCCACAGACTCTTCTACTACATGACTGTGGCCGCGCTGCCTTTAAG GACGTTGGGTGAGATGGAGGCCGCGGTGGAGGAGGACCGACCTGCGCCGCCCCTCCTGGAGTGGCACAGACACCCGCGGGACCCCTGCGAGCTGGACTACGGGCCCATCCGTGTGGACAGCCTCAGACACTACTGGCAGGACAGGCTccagcaggaagaggaggaggaggatgaagag GATGAGGCGTCGGTTTGTTCAGGCCTCGTCAGTGCGTTCAAACGTCTGGACTTTGACATATCTGTGGAGGCTCAGGTCCACCTCTCCAG GGGGGGCGGTGGCGGTGGTTCGGCCCCGTTGCAGGTGGCCTTCTCTGGGTGCACAGCCTGTGTAGCCCTGGTCTCTAACGGGACCCTCCACGTGGCTAACCTGGGGGACAGCCGGGCCGTGCTGGGCGTGCAGGAGACCGACGGGAGCTGGTCCGCCCTCAGTCTGACCAATGACCACAACGCGCAGAACCCAGACGAGCTGCAAAGGATCATGGGAGAACACCCGCGGTCCGAGAAACGTACAGTGGTCAGACATGACAGACTGCTGGGGCTGCTGCTGCCCTTCAG GGGCTTTGGAAACATGCGGTTCAAATGGAGCCCGGAGATGCTGAGCCACGCGAACGAGAAGAGGCAGGACATGATGTTACCTCCGCACTACCTCACACCTCCGTACCTCACAGCAGAGCCAGAGGTCACCCAGCACCACATCTGCGCTCGGGACAAGTTCCTGGTGCTGGCCACGGACGGGCTTTGGGAGCTCATGCACCGGCAGACTGTGGTGCAACTGGTGGCACAGCAGCTCACAG GCCTGCAGTACCAGCGCCCTCTAGTGCCGGGGGCTGGCATGACTCTGGGGGGGCTGCAGCGGCTGTTGGTGGAGCGAAGGGGGCGTGTCCAGGCCGTTTTGGAGGACCATAACGCCGCCACGCACTTACTGAGACACGCCTTGGGGGACGACGGCTACGGAGCGGTGTCACCCAACAAACTCGCCAAGATGCTCAGCCTGCCCCCAGACGTGGCCCGGCGTTACCGTGACGACATCACAATCACTGTCATACTGCTCAATGAACCCGACGTGTGA